AATTCGTCGTCGTTCATCTGGCTGACCTGTTTGCCGTTGAGCAGGTAGCTGCCCTTGCTCGGCGTGTCGAGACAGCCGATGAGGTTCATCAGCGTGGACTTGCCGGAACCCGACGGCCCCATGATGGCCACGTACTCGCCGCGCTCGATGGACAGGCTCACGCCGCTCAGCGCGTGAATCTCCTCGCTGCCCATCACGTAGCTCTTCCACAGATCGCGCGTTTCAATCAGTGCCATCGGGCGTCCGTCCTCCATCGGGGCCTGTCAGATGTGCCAAGGCCTACAGGATCAATACGTTCGAACCAGCCGGGCGGTTCCGCTCAGGAAATGGGCAGATTCCGAAACGGCGGCAGGTGCGGGACCTGCACGGTGATCTGCTGCACGCCGGACGGAGGAGCCGGAAATCGCGCCCAAACCGCACGCTCGGCGCCGGCCGGAACCTCGATGACGTCCCGGCTCGAAGCCGGCCCACCGGGATCGTCCCGGAGAATGAAGAACTTCTTCCGCCGGGCCTCGTCGAGCAGGTAGAGGTCGGCGAGCGAACCGGCGTCTGCCTCATCGGCGGCAAACGCGGATCCCACGGCGACCGATTTCGTCTGGTCGGGATTCAGCAGCAGCAACGACACGAGCATCGCGTCGGGCCCGACCCGTTTCACCTCGGTAACCCGGACGATCAGCGGCAGGTTGTCGAGACGTCCTTCGCCGAGCGCGGCGGCCTTCTTCGGAACCGGAGCGGCTTCGGGCGCCGCAGAGGCGCCGGCAGCCTTCCGGTCACAGCCCGTCCCGACGATCGCGGCGACGAGCGCCAGGACGGCGACGGCCAGCCGAAAGCGACTCGCTCGCGGCGGGGTGCTCACGGGATGAGCGTCCCCGGGCTGTCCGGTCCGGCCGGCAGGTCCTTCTTCCGGAAGATCGCCGCACCGATCACGCCGCCAATCGTCGAGAAGATCAGGCTGATCATCAGCACGAAGAAGAACCCAATCACGAAGCGGGCGATGCTGAAGCCGGCGTTCTGGCGGACGGCCTCGAAAAACGGGCGCATGTTCTCGGGCATGTCGCCGGCGTTCTGGAGAAAGCGGTCGATCATGCGCGTCTGCAGCGGCCCCATGACGATGCCCACCGGAACGGCGAGCCCCTGCCACACAACCGCGCCAATGAGGCCCGCCAGCAGGCCCGTTGCCGCGCCGTCGCCGGTGCTGATCGGGGCTGGCTGGTTGTTCTGGAGAATATAGGCAGCCACCGCGCCGCCCGCGAGGACCCATAGACAGCAGCACACGTTGCCGACGCTGATGACGGGCAGCGCGGACAGGACGCCGAGCAGGAGACCGCCGAGGAGTGCCGGCTGGAACTTCGAGGAGGAACCCATAGGACTTCTCCGGGCAGGTCGGCCGAGCGGTTGTGCCTGATGTATGGAACGGTCGAACGATCGGGCCAGGGGTCGGGACTCGCCCCGACCCCTGATCCACGATCCCTGAATCCTGAATCCCGCTACCTAGTCGTAGTATTCCTTGCCCAGATGCGTGATCAATTCCTCACCCCGCAGGAATCGGAGCGTGTTCTTCAGCTTCATGAGCTGGATGAACAGGTCGTGCTCCGGGTACAGGCCGCGGGCATGCATCGGGCTCTTGAAGTAGAACGAGAGCCACTCCTGGATGCCGCTCCAGCCCGCGCGCCCCGCGAGGTCGAGGAACAGCACGAGGTCGAGCACGATGGGCGCCGCGAGAATCGAGTCGCGGCAGAGGAAGTTGATCTTGAGCTGCATCGGGTACCCGAGCCACCCGACCAGATCGATGTTGTCCCAGCCTTCCTTGTTGTCGCCGCGCGGCGGATAGTAGTTGATCCGGACGACGTGGCACAGGTCCTTGTAGAGATCCGGATACAGGTCGGGCTGGAGGATGAAGTCGAGAACCGATTTCTTGCTTTCTTCCTTGGTCTTGAACGACTCGGGATCGTCGAGCACCTCGCCGTCGCGGTTGCCGAGGATGTTCGTCGAGTACCAGCCCTTCACGCCAATCAGCCGGGCCTTGAGCCCCGGCGCGATGATGGTCTTGATGAGCGTCTGGCCGGTCTTGAAGTCCTTGCCGACGATCGGGCATCCCTGCTTCTGCGCCAGGTCCATCAGGGCCGGGATGTCCACCGTGAGGTTTGGCGCGCCGTTGCCGTACGGGAGGCCCTCCTTGAGGGCGGCGTAGGCATAGACCATGCTCGACGGGATGTTCACGTCGTTCTCGACGAGCGCCTTCTCGAAGGCTTCGATCGTCTGGTGCGCCGCGGTCTCGGTCATGTAGATCTCGGTGCTGCCACACCAGATCATGACCATGCGATCGAGCTTCTTTTCTGCCTTGAACCGACGGATGTCGGCCCGGATCTGCTCGGCCAGCTCCATCTTGTTGGCGCCCTTCTTCACGTTCGGCCCGTCCAGGCGCTTGACGTAGCGGCGGTCGAACACCGCCGGCCAGGGCTTGATGGCCTCGAGCTCCGGCTTGATCTGTTCGAGCAGGGACGGCTCCAGCACGCCCGCCGTGCAGGCGGCCTGGTAGCAGTCGTCGTCGAAGATGTCCCACCCGCCGAACACGATGTCGTCGAGCGAGGCGAGCGGCACGAGGTCCTTGATCAAGGGCGTGCGGCCTTCGGTACGCTTCCCCAGGCGGATGGTGCCCATCTGCGTCAGCGAACCGATCGGCTTCGCGATCCCCTTGCGGACCGCCATGACGCCGGCTATGAATGTCGTGCTGACGGCGCCCAGGCCGACCAGCAGGATTCCGAGCTTGCCTTTGGGTGTAGGGATTTCGGCTGGTTGTTTCACGGGCAAGAACTATATCATGAGCGATTGTCACGTTTCTTCCAGATAGGGCGAATGGGCGCTGGCGGCCGACAGCTGGCGTTCAGCACCCCCGAATGGGTCATACCATGCCGATCTTTCGAGAAGGACCCGGACCGTACGCGCTGGCGCTGGCCATGACCGGCGTCCGCATGGGCGAACGCCAACTCCTCGTGGGCGACGACGGCCCGATGTTCGCTGCGCTGGCGGCCAAGACGGGCCTTACCGGACGCGCATACGTCGTGGCCGGCACCGAGGAATCGGCCATGCGTATTCGTGCCGCGGCGGCCGAGGCCGGGGTGCTGGTGGAGGTCGACGTCGCCGCGCTGCCGGCACTGCCGCCCGAGGCGCAGGAATTCGACGTGGCGGTGATCGACGCGGGGCCAACGCTGCTGACCCGCCTCGACGGCCCGGCACGCGCCGAGTTGGTCGCCAACGTCTTCCGCGTCCTGCGAACGGGGGGCCGCGCCATGGTCGTCGAGCGTGAACCGGGGGGACTACTGGGCGTCTTCCGCGGAAAGACGCAGGGCCTTGCCGAGTTCCGCGCGCACGGCGGCGCCGCGCCCCTGCTCGACGGCGCCGGGTTCCGCCCGGTCCGAGTCCTGCCCGAGCGGGAAGGCCAGCGCTACACCGAGGGGCTCAAGACCACGAAGTAGGCCGTGTCCGCCCTGGCCGGAGGACATCTGTTCCCTGGGGCCGTGGTGACCGGCCAATCCGGCGCCGTTTCGTGCGGGTCCCCATCGGCAACGCTTTTGCCTCGCCTGACCCTGATGTCTTCTCGTTCACGCCGCATCTGGTGGTGTGCCTCCGTCGCCTTGCTGGCCGTCCTCTGTTCTCCCCCCTCCGTCGCCCACTTCCCGTCGTCGGTGTTGGACCTGCCGTCCGGCGTTCTTCCTTCTCCGTCTCCACTCTCTCACACGCAGGAACGGACCACTCCCCAGCGCCCCGTGTTCGGATCCGGGGTGGATCTCGTGGTGGTGAACGCCACGGTGACCGACGCCGACGGGCACTTCGTGCCTGGCCTGCGGAAGGAGGATTTCGTGGTCCGCGAGGATGGCCGCCCGCAGACCGTCACCACGTTCAGCCATGACCGTGTCCCGGTGAGCCTGGGCCTGGCGCTCGACACGAGCGTGAGCATGCGGGGCGAGAAGATGAGCGCGGCTCGCGAGGCGCTCGAGCGACTGCTGAAGGAGTTACTCGGGCGGGATGACGAGGTCTTTCTCTATTGCTTCAGCGACGAACCGGTGCTCGTCCAGCCCTGGACGACTCCCGAGGCGCTGTGGCGCAGATCGCTCGGCCGGATTTCGACCGGCGGGCTCACGGCACTCTTCGACACGACGGCCGAGGCGGTGACCCTGGCGAAGACCGGTCAGCATCTGAAGAAGGCGCTGATTGTCATCTCCGACGGCAACGACACGGCCAGCCAGACGAGCATGGTCGCGCTCAGGCGTCAGATCCAGGAATCCGAAGTCCTCGTCTATGCGATTGGCCTCGATGCATCCCGAACCGAGGGCACGCCCGCGGGACCGGGCTTCCCGCCCAAGGATCCGCCGAGGATTCCCATTCCGTTTCCCGGACCCACCGGCCGGTTTCCTCGGCCCACGCCGCCGCACCCGCCACGCGCGCCGATCTCACCGCTCGATCCGAGCGACGGTCCGGTGGACGCACAGGCGCTGCGAATGCTGACCGACGACAGCGGAGGGCGCACCGAGATCATCCGTTCGGCCAAAGACCTCGATCGCGTCACGGCAGGGATTGCGGATGAGCTGAGCCGGCAGTATTTCCTCGGCTACCGTGCACCGGCCG
This DNA window, taken from Vicinamibacterales bacterium, encodes the following:
- a CDS encoding VWA domain-containing protein, with the translated sequence MSSRSRRIWWCASVALLAVLCSPPSVAHFPSSVLDLPSGVLPSPSPLSHTQERTTPQRPVFGSGVDLVVVNATVTDADGHFVPGLRKEDFVVREDGRPQTVTTFSHDRVPVSLGLALDTSVSMRGEKMSAAREALERLLKELLGRDDEVFLYCFSDEPVLVQPWTTPEALWRRSLGRISTGGLTALFDTTAEAVTLAKTGQHLKKALIVISDGNDTASQTSMVALRRQIQESEVLVYAIGLDASRTEGTPAGPGFPPKDPPRIPIPFPGPTGRFPRPTPPHPPRAPISPLDPSDGPVDAQALRMLTDDSGGRTEIIRSAKDLDRVTAGIADELSRQYFLGYRAPAGADGRWRAIDVRVEGRPELRVRARRGYYAIAGAADLAEAAGRR
- a CDS encoding inositol-3-phosphate synthase; this encodes MKQPAEIPTPKGKLGILLVGLGAVSTTFIAGVMAVRKGIAKPIGSLTQMGTIRLGKRTEGRTPLIKDLVPLASLDDIVFGGWDIFDDDCYQAACTAGVLEPSLLEQIKPELEAIKPWPAVFDRRYVKRLDGPNVKKGANKMELAEQIRADIRRFKAEKKLDRMVMIWCGSTEIYMTETAAHQTIEAFEKALVENDVNIPSSMVYAYAALKEGLPYGNGAPNLTVDIPALMDLAQKQGCPIVGKDFKTGQTLIKTIIAPGLKARLIGVKGWYSTNILGNRDGEVLDDPESFKTKEESKKSVLDFILQPDLYPDLYKDLCHVVRINYYPPRGDNKEGWDNIDLVGWLGYPMQLKINFLCRDSILAAPIVLDLVLFLDLAGRAGWSGIQEWLSFYFKSPMHARGLYPEHDLFIQLMKLKNTLRFLRGEELITHLGKEYYD